Proteins encoded in a region of the Rutidosis leptorrhynchoides isolate AG116_Rl617_1_P2 chromosome 9, CSIRO_AGI_Rlap_v1, whole genome shotgun sequence genome:
- the LOC139869365 gene encoding triacylglycerol lipase OBL1-like has protein sequence MLHSKEINRTEFIECGRKNATESFNRRWLLTMSVLAQKFLNFVAKPLAATGNAIEYWLNLVSCNRNLGGLIWNSIRGEMIRPEKASAEYLSFTGSLDKRVELDKTIVECGDRYRYNSLLSIMAAKASYENHAYLQYTVTDLWKMELLGSFDFWNDYQQKHTTQAFILGDKKDDHDLIVVAFRGTETFDADAWSSDVDLSWYEIPGLGKVHGGFMKALGLHKNKGCPPHVNDRPNNQEQPLAYYVIKDILKQALESNNKTKFIVTGHSLGGALAVLFAALLIKHEERELLGMLEGVYTYGQPRVGDKEFGEIMEKKLEKYEVKYYRTVYCNDIVPRLPYDDSTMMFKHFGKCLYFDSFYIGKIVDEEPNKNYFSLLSAIPKLVNAGWEIIRSFVIPYTKGADYSESFLLKMYRLIGLMIAGVPAHGLQDYVNVVRLGSDLYKDYGIMNNTETKVMINE, from the exons ATGTTACATTCAAAAGAAATAAACAGGACCGAATTTATCGAATGTGGTAGAAAAAATGCAACCGAGAGTTTTAATAGAAGATGGTTATTAACCATGTCCGTTTTGGCTCAAAAGTTTCTAAATTTTGTTGCAAAGCCTTTAGCTGCTACTGGTAATGCTATCGAGTATTGGCTAAATCTGGTGTCTTGTAATCGTAATCTAGGTGGATTAATATGGAATTCGATACGAG GGGAAATGATCAGGCCAGAAAAAGCATCCGCGGAATACTTATCATTCACGGGAAGCCTAGACAAGCGAGTGGAGTTAGATAAAACGATTGTCGAATGTggagatagatatcgatataattCCTTGCTTTCAATCATGGCTGCCAAAGCTTCTTACGAGAACCATGCGTACCTTCAATATACAGTCACCGATCTTTGGAAG ATGGAATTGTTGGGGTCTTTTGATTTCTGGAATG ATTATCAACAAAAACATACAACACAAGCCTTCATACTAGGTGACAAAAAAGACGATCATGATTTGATTGTTGTCGCTTTTAGAGGAACCGAGACCTTTGATGCAGATGCCTGGAGTTCAGATGTTGACCTTTCTTGGTATGAAATTCCCGGCCTTGGCAAAGTTCATGGTGGTTTCATGAAAGCTCTAGGTTTACACAAAAATAAAGGTTGTCCTCCACACGTAAACGATCGACCCAACAATCAAGAACAACCATTAGCTTATTATGTCATAAAGGACATACTGAAACAAGCTTTAGAATCAAATAACAAGACAAAGTTCATAGTAACTGGCCACAGTTTAGGTGGGGCACTTGCAGTATTGTTTGCAGCACTTTTGATTAAACATGAAGAGAGAGAGTTATTGGGTATGTTAGAAGGTGTGTATACATATGGACAACCAAGAGTTGGGGATAAAGAATTTGGGGAGATTATGGAAAAAAAGTTGGAAAAATATGAAGTTAAGTATTACAGGACTGTTTATTGCAATGATATAGTGCCAAGATTACCTTATGATGATTCTACCATGATGTTTAAGCACTTTGGGAAGTGTTTATATTTTGATAGCTTCTATATTGGCAAG ATAGTTGATGAAGAACCGAACAAAAACTACTTTTCGTTACTATCAGCAATACCTAAGCTTGTCAATGCAGGATGGGAGATCATAAGAAGTTTTGTGATTCCATATACAAAAGGAGCAGACTACAGTGAAAGCTTTCTTTTGAAAATGTATAGATTAATTGGGTTGATGATTGCAGGAGTACCAGCTCATGGTCTTCAAGATTATGTAAATGTTGTTCGTTTAGGATCGGATTTATACAAGGATTATGGAATAATGAATAACACAGAAACAAAAGTTATGATCAATGAATAA